The Streptomyces sp. NBC_01275 genome has a segment encoding these proteins:
- a CDS encoding dihydrodipicolinate synthase family protein yields MTLPAPLTGVVPPVCTPLTPDREVDVPSLRRLVDHLVAGGVDALFVLGSTSEVAYLTDRQRRLVVETVVEQVTGKLPVLAGAIDMTTPRMLDHVTAVTAAGADAVVVTAPFYARTHPAEISRHFRLIAEGSPVPVIAYDIPVAVHTKLPAGLVLELAADGVLAGLKDSSGDLAAFREIVVGARGLPGFSALTGSELVVDAALALGAHGAVPGLANVDPHGYVRLVRLCRSGDVARARAEQERLCALFGMVSVGDPARMGGGSSALGAFKAALHLRGVIACPATAEPQIPLSAAEVEQVGKYLAGAGLL; encoded by the coding sequence ATGACCCTTCCCGCCCCGCTGACCGGAGTGGTCCCGCCCGTCTGCACCCCCCTGACCCCGGACCGCGAGGTGGACGTCCCCTCGCTGCGCCGCCTGGTCGACCATCTCGTGGCCGGCGGTGTGGACGCGCTGTTCGTGCTCGGTTCGACGTCGGAGGTCGCCTACCTCACCGACCGGCAGCGCCGGCTGGTCGTCGAGACGGTGGTGGAGCAGGTGACGGGGAAGCTCCCCGTGCTGGCCGGGGCGATCGACATGACCACGCCCCGGATGCTCGACCATGTCACGGCGGTCACGGCGGCGGGCGCGGACGCGGTCGTCGTCACCGCGCCGTTCTACGCCCGCACCCACCCGGCCGAGATCTCCCGCCACTTCCGGCTGATCGCCGAGGGCAGTCCCGTCCCGGTGATCGCCTACGACATCCCGGTCGCCGTGCACACCAAGCTCCCCGCCGGACTCGTCCTGGAGCTCGCGGCCGACGGGGTGCTGGCCGGGCTCAAGGACTCCAGCGGCGATCTGGCCGCCTTCCGCGAGATCGTCGTCGGGGCCCGCGGCCTGCCGGGCTTCAGCGCCCTCACCGGCTCCGAACTGGTCGTCGACGCGGCCCTGGCGCTGGGCGCGCACGGGGCGGTGCCCGGCCTGGCCAACGTCGACCCGCACGGCTACGTCCGTCTCGTGCGCCTGTGCCGTTCGGGCGACGTGGCGCGGGCCCGGGCCGAACAGGAGCGGCTGTGCGCCCTGTTCGGCATGGTGAGCGTCGGGGACCCGGCCCGGATGGGCGGCGGTTCGTCGGCCCTGGGCGCGTTCAAGGCGGCCCTGCACCTGCGGGGCGTCATCGCCTGCCCGGCGACGGCCGAGCCGCAGATCCCGCTGTCGGCGGCGGAGGTGGAACAGGTGGGCAAATACCTCGCCGGGGCGGGACTGCTCTGA
- a CDS encoding DUF1996 domain-containing protein: protein MAVNVYASATSNGESVQLTGGGSVTIDCPDVGNSLTSVPEQASPEVARELALLDEQIAAAYRQLQDQAQAVRQDPGFADNAVMNPLKEKRGATIGRIVEAIDRSGDRPEGLDSLAACTLRITEDQEQGQGQGQEEGQDQGQDQKQNDGQGQGPAQGSGQNDQQGNGGQAGNGPVAGDYADITSVQPAQQTPDPSSGPSRGTFVTSCGVNENGLFNSDNVIVAPGVSNGAHHFHDYVGNQSNTAFASDEDLANADTSCVDQGDKSTYYWPVLRLQNGAQEKDAGSPGGGIEGNAGEIVTPKAVTLTFVGNPRSQVTAMPRLLRIITGDAKAFVNGPANANASWSCTGFEDRQLKDKYPLCPAGSDVVRTFHFQSCWDGSNIDSANHRTHVAFAAADGACPTGFEAVPQLVQRIVYDVDAPSLADGGKTTPLFAVDSFPEQLHKPVTDHGDFINVFDDDLMTEMVDCINAGRTCGAGTAPGNDDGGNGGDNGSGNGGADNGGGNGSNGGADNGGGNGSNGGADNGGDNGSNGGSDDATQQPPAQSPQAPAPGKDPAAGDAGSGTVTHSAEPRADTKPSADSGGEIGDAATAPADQTPTPADTTPADTGTGTGGYDQTEPQAVQGGLAETGADLWPAAVGGLLVIAGFVLLRRTAFRHR, encoded by the coding sequence ATGGCGGTGAACGTCTATGCCTCGGCCACCTCCAACGGCGAGTCCGTACAGCTGACCGGAGGGGGCTCGGTCACGATCGACTGTCCCGACGTCGGCAACAGTCTGACCTCCGTCCCGGAACAGGCCTCGCCCGAGGTCGCCCGTGAACTCGCGCTCCTGGACGAGCAGATCGCCGCCGCCTACCGCCAACTCCAGGACCAGGCGCAGGCCGTACGGCAGGATCCCGGCTTCGCCGACAACGCGGTGATGAACCCGCTGAAGGAGAAGCGCGGCGCGACGATCGGCCGCATCGTGGAGGCGATCGACCGGAGCGGTGACCGCCCGGAGGGCCTGGACTCCCTCGCCGCCTGCACCCTGCGCATCACCGAAGACCAGGAACAGGGTCAGGGGCAGGGCCAGGAAGAAGGCCAGGACCAGGGGCAGGACCAGAAGCAGAACGACGGTCAGGGACAGGGCCCGGCTCAGGGGTCCGGTCAGAACGACCAGCAGGGCAACGGCGGTCAGGCAGGCAACGGCCCGGTCGCCGGCGATTATGCGGACATCACCAGCGTCCAGCCCGCCCAGCAGACCCCCGACCCCAGCTCCGGCCCCTCCCGAGGGACCTTCGTCACGAGCTGCGGTGTGAACGAGAACGGCCTGTTCAACTCCGACAACGTCATCGTCGCCCCGGGCGTCAGCAACGGCGCCCACCACTTCCACGACTACGTCGGCAACCAGTCCAACACCGCCTTCGCCTCCGACGAGGACCTGGCGAACGCCGACACCAGCTGCGTGGACCAGGGCGACAAGTCCACCTACTACTGGCCCGTGCTGCGGCTGCAGAACGGCGCCCAGGAGAAGGACGCAGGCAGCCCCGGCGGCGGCATCGAGGGCAACGCCGGCGAGATCGTCACCCCCAAGGCCGTCACGCTGACCTTCGTCGGCAACCCGCGCTCCCAGGTCACCGCCATGCCCCGGCTGCTGCGCATCATCACCGGCGACGCCAAGGCCTTCGTCAACGGCCCGGCCAACGCCAACGCGTCCTGGAGCTGCACCGGCTTCGAGGACCGCCAGCTGAAGGACAAGTACCCGCTCTGCCCGGCCGGCAGCGACGTGGTGCGCACCTTCCACTTCCAGAGCTGCTGGGACGGCAGCAACATCGACAGCGCCAACCACCGCACCCATGTGGCCTTCGCCGCCGCCGACGGCGCCTGCCCGACCGGCTTCGAGGCCGTCCCGCAGCTGGTGCAGCGCATCGTCTACGACGTCGACGCGCCGAGCCTCGCCGACGGCGGCAAGACGACCCCGCTGTTCGCGGTGGACTCCTTCCCCGAGCAGCTGCACAAGCCGGTGACCGACCACGGCGACTTCATCAACGTCTTCGACGACGACCTGATGACGGAGATGGTCGACTGCATCAACGCCGGCCGCACCTGCGGCGCCGGTACGGCCCCGGGCAACGACGACGGCGGCAACGGTGGCGACAACGGTTCCGGCAACGGCGGCGCGGACAACGGCGGCGGCAACGGTTCCAACGGCGGCGCGGACAACGGCGGCGGCAACGGTTCCAACGGCGGCGCGGACAACGGCGGCGACAACGGATCCAACGGCGGTTCCGACGACGCCACCCAACAGCCCCCCGCCCAGTCGCCCCAGGCCCCCGCCCCCGGCAAGGACCCCGCCGCAGGCGACGCCGGTTCCGGCACCGTCACCCACAGTGCGGAGCCCCGCGCGGACACGAAGCCGTCGGCCGACTCGGGCGGTGAGATCGGCGACGCCGCCACCGCCCCCGCCGACCAGACGCCGACCCCGGCGGACACCACCCCGGCCGACACGGGCACCGGCACCGGCGGCTATGACCAGACCGAGCCCCAGGCGGTCCAGGGCGGCCTCGCCGAGACGGGCGCCGACCTGTGGCCCGCGGCCGTCGGCGGCCTTCTGGTGATCGCCGGCTTCGTCCTCCTGCGCCGCACGGCCTTCCGCCACCGCTGA
- a CDS encoding diacylglycerol kinase family protein, with product MWARVALALVVGCVLVVALAAGSGGWLVLVIGFAGLALAGAGVWWALAHRGGARLLGGLLAVTAPVGVLVLYATSGLWVVAIGALSLWAAALASARASLRSLRHPKGPHGRRTPPPSRPVLIMNVRSGGGKVERFGLVERAEALGARVVLLGADDAYTDPELVARKAVAEGADLLGVAGGDGTQALVAAVAAEHDVPFLVIAAGTRNHFAMDLGLDRTDPVRSLDALTHGVELRVDLGEVDGRAFVNTVSFGAYAEIVQNPAYRDAKAATFLEHLPDLLQGAAGPTLEVRADDSRVHAPQAVLVSNNAYARADPLGGGRRPRLDGGLLGVIGARVEGAAQAAELAVLGERASGITSLTAHRVVVEADQERIAVAVDGEALELPTPVVCTVRPSVLRVRVPRHRPGAAYAPPTVDWRRIARLALGHPDPRTIKDAYDV from the coding sequence CTGTGGGCCCGCGTCGCCCTGGCGCTGGTCGTCGGCTGCGTCCTGGTCGTGGCGCTGGCCGCCGGATCCGGCGGCTGGCTGGTCCTGGTCATCGGCTTCGCCGGCCTCGCGCTGGCCGGGGCCGGCGTGTGGTGGGCGCTGGCCCACCGGGGCGGCGCCCGGCTGCTCGGCGGACTGCTCGCCGTCACCGCACCCGTCGGCGTGCTGGTGCTGTACGCCACGTCCGGACTCTGGGTCGTGGCGATCGGCGCCCTCTCGCTGTGGGCCGCCGCCCTGGCCTCGGCCCGTGCCTCGCTGCGCAGCCTGCGCCACCCCAAGGGCCCGCACGGCCGCCGCACTCCGCCGCCCAGCCGACCCGTCCTGATCATGAACGTGCGCTCGGGCGGCGGAAAGGTCGAGAGGTTCGGCCTCGTCGAGCGCGCCGAGGCGCTCGGCGCCCGGGTGGTCCTGCTCGGCGCCGACGACGCCTACACCGATCCGGAGCTGGTGGCCCGCAAGGCCGTCGCCGAGGGCGCGGACCTGCTCGGCGTCGCGGGCGGCGACGGCACCCAGGCGCTCGTCGCGGCCGTCGCGGCCGAGCACGACGTGCCCTTCCTGGTCATCGCCGCCGGCACCCGCAACCACTTCGCCATGGATCTCGGCCTGGACCGCACCGACCCGGTGCGCAGCCTCGACGCCCTCACCCACGGCGTCGAACTCCGCGTCGACCTCGGCGAGGTCGACGGGCGGGCCTTCGTCAACACCGTGTCCTTCGGGGCGTACGCGGAGATAGTGCAGAACCCCGCCTACCGCGACGCCAAGGCCGCCACCTTCCTGGAACACCTGCCCGACCTGCTCCAGGGCGCCGCGGGACCCACCCTGGAGGTCCGCGCGGACGACAGCCGCGTGCACGCCCCGCAGGCCGTCCTGGTCAGCAACAACGCCTACGCCCGCGCCGACCCGCTCGGCGGCGGCCGCCGACCCCGCCTGGACGGCGGCCTGCTCGGCGTGATCGGCGCCCGGGTGGAGGGCGCCGCCCAGGCCGCCGAACTGGCCGTGCTCGGCGAACGGGCCAGCGGCATCACCTCGCTCACCGCCCACCGCGTGGTCGTCGAGGCCGACCAGGAGCGCATCGCGGTCGCCGTCGACGGCGAGGCGCTCGAACTGCCCACCCCGGTCGTGTGCACCGTACGGCCCAGCGTGCTGCGCGTCCGGGTGCCACGGCACCGCCCCGGGGCCGCCTACGCCCCGCCGACGGTCGACTGGCGGCGCATCGCCCGACTCGCGCTCGGCCACCCCGACCCCCGTACGATCAAGGACGCCTATGATGTCTGA
- a CDS encoding bifunctional 2-polyprenyl-6-hydroxyphenol methylase/3-demethylubiquinol 3-O-methyltransferase UbiG, with product MTIPVEDNGRRAARVFDALGPAYEKAFAHAEAHRRSLDWLLGRLAPGSRVLDVGSGTGRPTAATLVAAGHDVLGVDVSPVMVELAARQVPGARFQCADVRGLSLDEGSLDAVCVYFSLLQLDRAEQTELIGRFARALAPGGSLVLATVPLDVAGVDAVFMGQPVRVTSFDGEALVEVVRDAGLTVLAEENTLFTPDHPEAVPEPHLFLYCAR from the coding sequence ATGACGATCCCGGTGGAGGACAACGGGCGGCGCGCGGCGCGGGTGTTCGACGCGCTGGGGCCCGCGTACGAGAAGGCGTTCGCGCACGCGGAGGCGCATCGCCGGTCGCTCGACTGGCTGCTCGGGCGGCTCGCGCCGGGCAGCCGGGTGCTGGACGTGGGCAGCGGCACCGGCCGGCCGACGGCCGCGACCCTGGTGGCGGCGGGCCATGACGTGCTGGGCGTCGACGTCTCCCCCGTCATGGTCGAGCTGGCCGCGCGCCAGGTGCCCGGGGCGCGGTTCCAGTGCGCGGACGTGCGCGGACTTTCCCTGGACGAGGGGTCGTTGGACGCGGTCTGTGTGTACTTCTCGCTGCTCCAGCTGGACCGCGCGGAGCAGACCGAGCTGATCGGCCGGTTCGCGCGGGCGCTGGCGCCGGGCGGGAGTCTGGTGCTGGCGACCGTGCCGCTGGACGTGGCGGGCGTCGACGCGGTGTTCATGGGGCAGCCCGTCCGGGTCACCAGCTTCGACGGCGAAGCGCTCGTCGAGGTGGTGCGGGACGCGGGCCTGACCGTACTGGCCGAGGAGAACACGCTGTTCACCCCCGACCATCCCGAGGCCGTGCCCGAGCCCCATCTCTTCCTGTACTGCGCCCGGTAG
- a CDS encoding alkylphosphonate utilization protein — protein MGILRPELERPRDGRLEEQPRAGDADGGLRVGAVEAQPHSGGVKERLRGGGGGVEIEVELRDRRTEGEFPGGRAQEKPHGDGVEQEVRGRRTEGGRRAGRAAGEQRGGGTEGEQRGGGTRQRARGGAEEELRGGGSGGRPRRSAPVRVAAFVGRTLKGEWHGIVADPVRQLRRRGPAGLLLAAVACGGVIFFHAIAQRPAGATAVRILGGVQGDLPLWLALLRTPISLYVPALDLPVWAGITQLFLAFALAELALGRRRTLAIAYASTLAGTLTVRLMIALGPGWWGLGLPPEVGQVLDTGPSAAVVGLFTYLSVVRHAPIVFTLTGGSMVFESIAKPNLAGREHLIAVGAALVLGLVHEYRRHRRQRPSRPAETRTVDATGADCGGPAEKVVKDAVGNVLRDGDSVVVVQALEVEGSPSGIEAGTKVRGILLADGVDCHDIDCRIDGFGAMRLRSSVVKKA, from the coding sequence TTGGGCATCCTGCGTCCGGAACTGGAACGGCCTCGCGACGGCCGCCTCGAGGAGCAGCCGCGTGCGGGCGACGCCGACGGCGGGCTCCGGGTCGGCGCCGTCGAGGCCCAGCCGCACAGCGGCGGTGTCAAGGAGCGGCTGCGCGGGGGCGGGGGCGGGGTCGAGATCGAGGTCGAGCTGCGCGACCGCCGTACCGAGGGGGAGTTTCCGGGCGGCCGCGCCCAGGAGAAGCCGCACGGCGATGGCGTCGAGCAAGAGGTGCGCGGCCGCCGCACGGAGGGTGGGCGCAGGGCCGGGCGCGCCGCGGGGGAGCAGCGGGGCGGCGGTACTGAGGGGGAGCAGCGGGGCGGCGGTACCAGGCAGAGGGCGCGCGGTGGCGCCGAGGAGGAGCTGCGGGGCGGCGGATCCGGGGGCCGGCCGCGCAGGAGCGCTCCCGTGCGGGTGGCCGCGTTCGTCGGACGGACGCTGAAGGGCGAGTGGCACGGCATCGTCGCCGACCCCGTACGACAGCTGCGCCGACGCGGTCCCGCCGGGCTGCTGCTGGCGGCCGTGGCCTGCGGGGGCGTGATCTTCTTCCACGCCATCGCGCAACGTCCGGCCGGCGCGACGGCGGTGCGGATACTGGGCGGAGTCCAGGGCGACCTGCCCCTGTGGCTGGCCCTGCTGCGCACCCCGATCTCCCTGTACGTCCCGGCGCTCGACCTGCCGGTCTGGGCCGGCATCACCCAGCTGTTCCTCGCCTTCGCCCTGGCCGAACTCGCCCTCGGCCGCAGAAGGACCCTGGCGATCGCCTACGCGTCCACCCTGGCCGGCACCCTCACGGTGCGGTTGATGATCGCGCTGGGGCCCGGCTGGTGGGGTCTGGGGCTGCCGCCCGAGGTCGGACAGGTGCTGGACACCGGTCCGTCCGCGGCGGTCGTCGGGCTCTTCACCTACCTCTCGGTCGTCCGCCACGCCCCCATCGTGTTCACGCTCACCGGCGGCTCGATGGTGTTCGAGTCGATCGCCAAGCCCAACCTGGCCGGCCGTGAGCACCTCATCGCGGTGGGCGCCGCCCTCGTCCTGGGCCTGGTGCACGAGTACCGCCGCCATCGGCGGCAACGACCCTCCCGGCCTGCGGAGACGCGGACGGTCGACGCGACCGGCGCGGACTGCGGCGGCCCCGCCGAGAAGGTCGTCAAGGACGCCGTGGGCAACGTGCTGCGGGACGGCGACTCGGTGGTCGTCGTCCAGGCGCTCGAGGTCGAGGGGAGCCCCTCCGGCATCGAGGCCGGCACCAAGGTGCGCGGCATCCTCCTCGCCGACGGCGTCGACTGCCACGACATCGACTGCAGGATCGACGGCTTCGGGGCGATGCGGCTCAGGTCGAGCGTGGTCAAGAAGGCCTGA
- a CDS encoding phosphatase PAP2 family protein, giving the protein MSDRLSKLSALRLVGDLATLDQALYEAVTVTRTPTLDTALRRLSAAADHSKISFAVAAGLALRGGSARRAAVLGVAAVGVASATANLLGKRLVRRPRPHRAEDSPFPGRHVPMPHSASFPSGHTASAVAFAAAVGPAFPVAAVPLGLLACAVGYSRVHTGVHYPGDVVAGALLGTGSAALVVSLAARADL; this is encoded by the coding sequence ATGTCTGACCGTCTCTCCAAGCTCTCCGCCCTGCGCCTGGTCGGTGACCTCGCCACCCTGGACCAGGCCCTGTACGAGGCGGTCACGGTGACCAGAACCCCCACCCTGGACACCGCGCTGCGCCGGCTGTCCGCCGCCGCCGACCACTCCAAGATCTCCTTCGCGGTCGCGGCCGGACTGGCCCTGCGCGGCGGCAGCGCCCGCCGGGCCGCCGTCCTGGGCGTCGCCGCCGTCGGCGTCGCCTCGGCGACCGCCAACCTGCTCGGCAAGCGGCTCGTACGCCGTCCCCGGCCGCACCGGGCCGAGGACTCGCCGTTCCCCGGCCGCCATGTGCCGATGCCGCACTCCGCGTCCTTCCCGTCCGGGCACACCGCCTCGGCCGTGGCCTTCGCCGCCGCCGTCGGCCCGGCCTTCCCGGTCGCCGCCGTCCCGCTCGGCCTGCTCGCCTGCGCGGTCGGCTACTCGCGGGTCCACACCGGCGTGCACTACCCGGGCGACGTCGTCGCCGGCGCGCTCCTCGGCACCGGATCGGCGGCCCTGGTCGTGTCCCTCGCGGCCCGCGCCGACCTCTGA